One segment of Synechococcus sp. MU1617 DNA contains the following:
- a CDS encoding threonine-phosphate decarboxylase, protein MGVDLRHGGNRQAVADVLGCRPSQLLDASASLAPWTPRCPRFSEASLRDYPDRNQRSLRQAIAAIHGLPLDCVLPGNGAAELFTWAARDAAAVGLSGLLAPGFADYRRALQCWGAALAEKPLALSWDHAGPLTHPPLEGSVAWICNPHNPTGQLWSLASLEAMLDRHALVICDEAFLPLVPEAEHQSMIPLVAHHPNLVVIRSLTKLFGVAGLRVGYAIAQPDRLKRWQAWRDPWPVNGIAAALIEQWLGRPGRYKCWCSRVQRWTASQGAWMQRELTRVSGITPMPSAANFLLISGRHSLLPLREALEHDHRILLRDCRSFAGLGETWLRIGLQAPRDNRRIVRALKQVQRIIC, encoded by the coding sequence ATGGGCGTCGACCTGCGCCATGGCGGTAACCGGCAAGCGGTCGCGGACGTCTTGGGTTGTCGGCCATCGCAGTTACTGGATGCCAGTGCTTCACTGGCTCCTTGGACGCCCCGTTGTCCCCGATTCTCCGAGGCTTCCCTTCGCGATTACCCCGATCGAAACCAGCGCTCCTTGCGGCAGGCAATCGCTGCGATCCATGGGTTGCCCCTCGATTGTGTGCTTCCGGGCAATGGTGCAGCCGAGCTGTTCACCTGGGCTGCCCGCGATGCCGCTGCTGTTGGCTTGAGTGGATTGCTCGCTCCCGGTTTTGCCGACTACCGGCGGGCCCTCCAGTGTTGGGGTGCAGCATTGGCGGAGAAGCCATTGGCTTTGTCTTGGGATCACGCTGGGCCATTGACCCACCCTCCGCTCGAGGGTTCTGTCGCTTGGATTTGTAACCCCCACAACCCCACCGGACAGCTTTGGAGCCTTGCTTCGCTGGAAGCCATGCTCGATCGCCATGCCTTGGTGATCTGCGATGAAGCCTTCCTCCCCTTGGTGCCGGAGGCGGAGCATCAATCCATGATTCCCTTGGTCGCTCATCACCCCAATCTCGTCGTCATCCGCAGCCTCACCAAGTTGTTTGGGGTGGCGGGATTGCGCGTTGGTTATGCCATTGCCCAGCCCGATCGGCTCAAGCGTTGGCAGGCATGGCGGGACCCATGGCCGGTGAATGGAATCGCTGCGGCGCTCATCGAACAGTGGCTGGGACGTCCTGGCCGATACAAGTGTTGGTGCAGCCGTGTCCAGCGTTGGACGGCGAGCCAAGGCGCGTGGATGCAGCGTGAACTGACGCGCGTTTCAGGCATTACGCCGATGCCGTCTGCGGCCAACTTTTTGTTGATTTCAGGCCGCCACTCCTTGCTTCCGCTGCGGGAAGCTCTGGAGCACGACCATCGAATCCTGCTTCGGGATTGTCGATCCTTTGCCGGGCTTGGGGAGACATGGCTTCGCATTGGCTTGCAAGCGCCTCGCGACAACCGCCGCATTGTTCGGGCCCTTAAGCAGGTTCAGCGCATTATCTGCTGA
- the pilM gene encoding type IV pilus biogenesis protein PilM: MTATPTVGSTFFGLDLSLVTTRLLSLRRRISKRVLLLEFGPASLMMAEATLMQSGVQLSHISSFSLPPEALDRGVPVDPLKMAGLIQDFCAEKKIPAHRVAVVLPPELAFQRLLDLPATLTTEEAREYVLNPANGLQIPFPLTQTDFDLFPVYTPTEAQQVGGKRLYMLTAIPEVLVDPIVEMLQVADLELQLLELGSHSQLRNHAADLITLAPQQVDLVLELLPDCSNLMLVSCSGLLGSERLAAIRSVPDVDLESEQQEVAIDSGLIAEDILFKDENYLPLSELDLRVLLSDLRASFERFHLKLPGAQIRRLILTGVNSSHPLLTDLLGELLGLNVVLSRSEAVTGLGGLSMDGLLPQSGLGRLTGLALGLLPNDQLLACSLEVQKLVEQNSCHSNNAVAIADLLSSSEAQTGLDLVAVEVKSKPAIEDHKDNDGKLICDTDSADQPAHLNDSPASSYEAEELTSLLETPLSLDEASLKDALKETQQGSLIDHGELPSSVHEVELSLDHEIVEDADSSEEQLSSLKATPVAQEDQTSFEAVNASLDIFPMNVMVGSDEITSRVDASTPETEWPSIASIEQNVPISGQDIQTQDDILDWPSIDFEKKEEVVDLAVVEDPAVSTLNPRDHLEELESDQLMDSIVLEQPTQSQQSSSEYFGQSSLSEESTADQNDEYQIPDLNISDQAIQGQQPLVDDEETASDNLDSSEDLEDLGELRFANDDS; encoded by the coding sequence ATGACCGCAACACCCACGGTGGGATCCACCTTTTTTGGTCTTGACCTCAGTCTGGTCACTACACGACTGCTTTCGCTGCGTCGCCGAATCTCCAAGCGTGTTCTGTTGTTGGAGTTTGGGCCTGCTTCTTTGATGATGGCGGAAGCGACGCTGATGCAGTCGGGAGTGCAGTTAAGTCATATCAGCTCGTTCTCTCTTCCTCCAGAAGCCTTGGACCGTGGCGTGCCCGTGGATCCATTGAAGATGGCTGGTCTTATCCAGGATTTTTGTGCTGAGAAGAAGATTCCTGCCCATCGTGTTGCAGTTGTGTTGCCACCTGAGTTGGCCTTTCAGCGTCTTCTTGACTTGCCGGCAACCCTCACAACGGAGGAAGCACGCGAGTATGTGCTAAATCCAGCCAACGGCCTGCAGATTCCATTTCCGTTAACCCAAACGGATTTTGATCTTTTCCCTGTTTACACGCCGACAGAGGCCCAGCAAGTTGGTGGCAAGCGTCTTTATATGCTCACAGCCATACCTGAGGTGCTTGTCGATCCAATTGTGGAGATGCTTCAGGTTGCAGATCTAGAGCTACAGCTGTTGGAGCTTGGTAGTCATAGTCAGTTGCGGAATCATGCTGCTGATCTAATTACCTTGGCTCCTCAACAAGTAGATCTGGTTCTAGAACTTCTTCCTGATTGCAGCAATCTAATGCTGGTTTCCTGCTCCGGCCTCTTGGGATCAGAGCGGTTAGCTGCGATTCGTAGTGTTCCCGATGTAGATTTAGAGTCTGAACAGCAAGAGGTTGCTATTGATTCTGGCTTGATTGCGGAGGATATTCTCTTCAAAGATGAAAACTATCTGCCTCTTTCAGAGCTCGATTTACGTGTACTTTTGTCTGATCTGAGAGCCTCTTTCGAGCGCTTTCATCTCAAGCTTCCTGGCGCTCAGATTCGACGCTTGATCCTGACTGGTGTGAATAGTTCTCATCCCCTGCTTACTGACTTATTGGGAGAGCTTTTGGGTTTAAACGTAGTGCTTTCACGTTCTGAAGCAGTAACTGGTTTGGGCGGTCTTTCGATGGATGGTTTGTTGCCGCAATCAGGACTTGGTCGTCTGACTGGTTTGGCGCTTGGTCTTCTTCCTAATGATCAACTTCTGGCCTGCTCTTTGGAAGTTCAGAAGCTTGTCGAGCAAAATTCTTGTCATTCAAATAATGCTGTAGCTATTGCTGATCTTTTGAGTTCGTCAGAGGCACAGACTGGCTTGGATCTTGTTGCAGTTGAGGTGAAATCTAAACCTGCAATTGAGGATCATAAGGATAATGATGGAAAACTAATTTGCGATACTGATTCTGCAGATCAACCTGCTCATTTGAACGATTCACCGGCCTCTAGCTACGAAGCTGAGGAGTTAACCAGCTTGCTGGAAACTCCTCTCAGCCTTGACGAAGCATCTTTGAAGGATGCTCTCAAGGAAACCCAGCAAGGCTCCTTGATCGACCATGGGGAGTTGCCCAGTTCTGTGCACGAAGTAGAGCTTTCGTTGGATCATGAAATCGTCGAGGATGCAGATTCATCTGAAGAGCAATTGTCCTCGTTGAAGGCCACCCCTGTCGCTCAGGAGGATCAGACTTCCTTTGAGGCTGTGAATGCATCTTTGGACATATTTCCGATGAATGTAATGGTCGGATCCGATGAAATTACTTCCCGGGTTGATGCTTCTACCCCTGAAACTGAGTGGCCATCAATTGCATCGATTGAACAAAATGTCCCAATCTCGGGGCAAGATATTCAAACACAAGATGATATTCTTGATTGGCCCTCGATTGATTTTGAGAAGAAGGAAGAGGTTGTTGATTTGGCTGTTGTTGAGGACCCAGCTGTCTCTACTTTGAATCCAAGAGACCATTTGGAAGAACTGGAATCTGATCAGTTGATGGATTCAATTGTTCTTGAACAGCCTACTCAATCTCAGCAATCAAGCTCTGAGTATTTTGGTCAATCTTCTTTGTCTGAAGAGTCTACGGCTGATCAAAACGACGAATATCAGATTCCTGATTTGAATATTTCGGATCAAGCTATTCAGGGCCAGCAACCACTAGTAGATGATGAGGAGACAGCTAGTGATAACTTGGATTCGTCTGAAGATCTGGAAGATCTTGGAGAGCTCCGTTTTGCAAATGATGATAGTTAG
- a CDS encoding PilN domain-containing protein, whose amino-acid sequence MLAVVSSGAWLEIDLLRQRRERFGTQRPAVVPVRTLLLRGGLFGAVLPLILILSCVWLWLSESRLRQRATELQPLAAEHDLLAVKIQTEKKILEVAVQTNQAMARAMADVRSSSAVLAELQRLVPESISLDQARINGDALDLSGEALMPDGLRTLNALILSLGQSELFELNGVTLQQATLQRSESTEGPDSGRLSYSMSAPFVPDAAEAIRPRLAALGAVGLERRLRRLQQEEGLFQ is encoded by the coding sequence TTGCTCGCTGTTGTGAGTTCTGGGGCCTGGCTAGAGATCGATCTGCTCAGGCAGCGACGGGAGCGTTTTGGCACGCAACGCCCCGCAGTTGTACCGGTGCGCACCTTGCTTTTGCGGGGGGGCCTTTTTGGAGCTGTACTGCCGTTGATTTTGATTCTCAGCTGTGTCTGGCTGTGGTTGAGCGAGAGCCGTTTGCGTCAAAGGGCCACAGAACTTCAGCCTTTGGCTGCTGAACACGATCTGTTGGCGGTGAAGATTCAGACGGAGAAAAAGATCTTGGAGGTTGCGGTTCAAACCAATCAAGCCATGGCCCGCGCCATGGCAGATGTGCGTTCCAGCTCGGCTGTGCTGGCAGAACTCCAACGGCTTGTGCCTGAATCGATCAGCTTGGATCAGGCGCGGATCAATGGTGATGCTCTGGATCTCAGTGGTGAAGCCCTCATGCCCGATGGTCTGCGCACACTCAATGCATTGATCCTGTCTCTGGGGCAATCGGAGCTGTTTGAGCTGAATGGCGTCACGCTCCAGCAGGCCACCTTGCAGCGTTCAGAATCAACGGAGGGTCCTGATTCGGGACGCCTCAGCTACTCCATGTCAGCGCCGTTTGTACCGGATGCAGCCGAAGCCATTCGGCCACGCTTGGCCGCCCTTGGGGCTGTCGGTCTGGAGCGGCGCCTGCGGCGTTTGCAGCAGGAGGAAGGGTTGTTCCAATGA
- a CDS encoding NAD(P)-dependent oxidoreductase, which translates to MTRSDWRIGMVGLGALGLPIAVNLRQASLNLQVHTRSRRAENDPQLKGTRPCGSPAAAAENVDVLMLCVSDDTAVNNVLFGPDGAAERLQPGSIVIDCSTISPTGAQQAAIQLQQIGVHYLDAPVTGGTEGARAGTLTVLVGGNADVLKTVRPLLEVIGGSIHYMGPVGRGQQAKAVNQVLVAGSYAAVAEAIALGQRLELPMQQVIDALKSGAAGSWALNHRSEAMLQGRYPLGFKLSLHHKDLGIALEAATSVELDMPITALVEQLESELIRRGFGDDDVSALHRLNTANNGA; encoded by the coding sequence ATGACAAGATCCGACTGGCGCATCGGAATGGTGGGCCTCGGGGCCCTTGGGCTACCTATAGCGGTGAACTTGCGTCAAGCCAGCCTCAACCTGCAGGTGCACACCCGGAGTCGTCGAGCCGAAAACGACCCGCAGCTCAAGGGAACACGGCCCTGTGGCAGCCCTGCCGCTGCTGCGGAAAACGTCGATGTGCTGATGCTGTGCGTCAGCGATGACACCGCGGTGAACAACGTGCTGTTTGGCCCAGACGGTGCCGCCGAGCGTCTCCAACCCGGAAGCATCGTGATCGACTGCTCCACAATCAGCCCCACTGGAGCCCAACAGGCGGCCATCCAACTTCAACAGATCGGCGTTCACTATCTCGATGCCCCCGTCACGGGAGGCACCGAAGGAGCAAGGGCGGGCACCCTCACGGTGTTGGTCGGGGGCAACGCCGATGTCCTGAAGACGGTGCGCCCGCTGCTGGAAGTGATCGGCGGCTCAATTCACTACATGGGGCCTGTGGGCCGAGGCCAACAAGCAAAAGCGGTGAACCAAGTGTTGGTAGCCGGCAGCTACGCCGCCGTGGCGGAGGCCATCGCGCTGGGGCAGCGGCTCGAACTGCCGATGCAACAGGTGATCGACGCCCTCAAAAGCGGCGCCGCAGGCTCCTGGGCCCTCAACCATCGCAGTGAGGCCATGCTCCAAGGACGCTATCCGCTTGGTTTCAAGCTGAGCCTCCACCACAAAGACTTGGGCATTGCCCTGGAAGCAGCCACCAGCGTGGAGCTCGACATGCCCATCACGGCATTGGTGGAACAACTGGAATCCGAGCTCATCCGGCGGGGCTTTGGCGATGACGATGTCTCCGCGCTGCATCGCTTGAACACTGCAAACAATGGGGCCTAA
- a CDS encoding PilN domain-containing protein, producing the protein MTSREHWPKPDLLQQRRLELGLPPEPAPVSSLLSLVLKGGIGGLVLVMLTVLTLLGLQHRQQVVQGEVAALNPVEKRVGDAKARLKALNSRRSTLEQQTQSIAEQLVALRSGSALLEQLRQVTPQGVRLVSVDANPSKLAIQGEAQGRDAFERINALDLNLEALSGMLPDGTTVVKAQANQDGLIAFTLEAKLDRTSKPTPAQLRGLGAEGLARRLELLQDEGVLP; encoded by the coding sequence ATGACGTCGCGTGAACACTGGCCCAAACCGGATTTGTTGCAGCAACGTCGGCTCGAGCTCGGCCTGCCCCCTGAGCCAGCACCGGTTTCGTCGTTGCTCTCTCTTGTTTTGAAGGGTGGTATCGGTGGGCTTGTGCTGGTGATGTTGACCGTGCTCACCCTGTTGGGACTCCAGCATCGTCAACAGGTGGTGCAGGGCGAGGTCGCTGCCCTCAATCCCGTAGAGAAACGTGTTGGTGACGCCAAGGCACGGCTCAAAGCCCTGAACTCGCGCCGGTCCACCTTGGAGCAGCAGACGCAATCCATCGCCGAACAATTGGTGGCGCTGCGTTCGGGGTCGGCGTTGCTGGAGCAGTTGCGACAGGTCACGCCTCAGGGTGTACGCCTTGTGTCGGTCGACGCCAACCCATCCAAGTTGGCGATCCAGGGGGAAGCCCAAGGAAGAGATGCCTTTGAACGGATCAACGCTTTGGATCTCAACCTTGAAGCGTTGTCGGGCATGCTCCCCGATGGAACAACTGTGGTGAAAGCTCAGGCCAACCAGGATGGACTGATTGCGTTCACTCTCGAGGCCAAGCTCGATCGAACAAGCAAACCCACACCGGCACAGTTACGTGGCCTGGGTGCCGAGGGCTTGGCTCGTCGTTTGGAGTTGCTTCAAGACGAAGGTGTGTTGCCATGA
- a CDS encoding type II secretion system protein GspD, whose amino-acid sequence MLGLAGQGVVESLLLERAALAQIASPVALKLRKEPKHLDVILTDIGESARVVQERSRATSWRGEITRPDDGFSTKEVAQQLAMPEMGVASVSFRGSGSSYQLEVISVAGSVLPKPKIFATGDNLVLRFYGLTDVALTRQTGTFDLRRPARIPQRVSAPPLRSRAVAPPLGDMAVGSMLINNRSFVQVGGPPVTLTLNNAPAKDALMSLARLGGYGFVFVADTGIDVDAGIGAGGDSSEYPVTMAFRNERYDRALNSVLMASGLQGRLDGGTLLVGTAVSAKSFGPQMSKVFRLNQVDAESASRYLGNLGAIIKIANTSTTTSRESESSGTSSNSSETTKSTTVENSVVDTYSSGVGPLLGLVGTTDSRLNTITLVGDPSLISVAQSYLRQIDLRKRQVAVKVQILNVRLEDNSSIDSSFSAKIGDTFIVSQSGKAHMNFGKYKPGGSAGTGIFNGENGQIPGAYQESSVAEIRRPKPPVVPLAESTEIVRLEDEDGNLTGYEVVKKPLLVDGQEVFVPSANPNEAKDLVPVYDKYGRAKLVPKKELNRYKANSFYSYIESVVVSSNAKTLAQPTLLVQEGEKASVRSGISVITGVNKTEGANGSTSFSNTREDAGLTVDLEIEKIDDNGFITLKLDPTIAVPVSAGVQEGVEISDINKRELKSGRIRLRDQQTLILTGVIQEEDRALARKWPILGDLPLLGQLFRSSSRSRAKNELVIIVTPSILDDENGGAYGYGYRPGTEEATRLIGAGSGFTP is encoded by the coding sequence ATGCTTGGTTTGGCAGGCCAAGGGGTGGTCGAGTCACTGTTGCTGGAACGAGCGGCTTTGGCGCAAATCGCCTCTCCAGTCGCCTTGAAATTGCGCAAGGAGCCCAAGCATCTTGATGTGATCCTCACTGACATTGGTGAAAGCGCTCGGGTTGTTCAAGAGCGGAGCCGTGCCACCAGTTGGCGAGGGGAAATAACCCGTCCGGATGATGGATTTTCGACAAAGGAGGTGGCGCAACAGTTGGCCATGCCTGAGATGGGTGTGGCCAGTGTGAGTTTTCGTGGATCTGGCTCTTCCTATCAGCTTGAGGTGATATCCGTCGCGGGTTCAGTCTTGCCGAAGCCAAAAATCTTCGCCACCGGAGATAATCTAGTGCTTCGGTTTTATGGCCTCACAGATGTTGCGTTGACGCGACAAACCGGCACGTTTGATTTGCGTCGACCGGCTCGGATTCCACAGCGTGTTTCAGCACCCCCCCTGAGGTCTCGCGCTGTGGCTCCTCCGTTGGGAGATATGGCGGTGGGTTCGATGTTGATTAACAACCGTTCTTTTGTCCAAGTCGGCGGTCCACCAGTGACGCTCACATTGAATAATGCGCCTGCGAAGGATGCGTTGATGTCGCTGGCACGTCTTGGGGGCTATGGCTTTGTCTTTGTGGCTGATACCGGCATCGACGTAGATGCCGGTATTGGTGCTGGTGGTGATAGCAGTGAATACCCAGTCACGATGGCCTTCAGAAATGAGCGCTATGACCGGGCTCTTAATAGTGTGCTGATGGCGTCTGGATTGCAGGGGCGTCTGGACGGAGGAACTTTGTTGGTCGGAACAGCGGTTTCTGCAAAGAGTTTTGGACCACAGATGTCAAAAGTATTTCGTTTGAATCAGGTGGATGCGGAATCTGCAAGTAGATATCTAGGAAACCTTGGGGCAATAATTAAGATTGCGAACACGTCAACAACAACCTCTCGCGAATCAGAATCGTCGGGAACAAGTTCCAACAGCTCAGAAACAACCAAGTCCACCACTGTTGAGAATAGTGTAGTTGATACTTATAGTTCTGGTGTTGGCCCTCTCTTGGGTTTGGTTGGTACGACTGACTCTCGCTTGAATACAATTACTTTAGTAGGTGATCCCTCGCTCATCAGCGTTGCGCAAAGCTATTTGAGGCAAATTGATTTGCGAAAGCGACAAGTCGCCGTGAAAGTGCAGATTTTGAATGTTCGGCTTGAGGACAATTCTAGTATTGATTCAAGCTTTTCGGCTAAAATTGGGGATACGTTTATCGTGAGTCAAAGCGGTAAGGCTCATATGAATTTTGGTAAGTACAAGCCAGGCGGCTCCGCTGGTACTGGAATTTTTAATGGAGAGAATGGTCAAATTCCAGGTGCTTATCAAGAGTCTTCTGTTGCTGAGATTAGGCGTCCTAAGCCCCCTGTAGTGCCTTTGGCTGAAAGCACTGAAATCGTTCGACTGGAGGATGAGGACGGGAATTTGACTGGCTATGAAGTTGTAAAAAAGCCATTGCTTGTTGACGGTCAGGAAGTCTTTGTCCCAAGTGCTAATCCTAATGAGGCCAAAGATCTCGTGCCTGTTTATGATAAGTATGGCCGAGCGAAGCTTGTTCCAAAGAAGGAATTGAACCGCTACAAAGCAAATTCATTCTATTCCTATATTGAATCGGTGGTTGTTTCCTCAAATGCTAAGACTCTCGCTCAGCCGACTCTTCTAGTCCAAGAGGGTGAAAAGGCATCCGTGCGCTCGGGAATAAGTGTGATTACTGGTGTGAATAAGACTGAGGGGGCAAATGGCTCAACATCATTCAGCAATACGCGAGAGGATGCCGGCCTAACGGTTGATCTTGAAATCGAGAAAATCGATGACAATGGTTTCATTACTCTTAAGTTAGATCCCACTATTGCGGTGCCTGTTTCGGCTGGAGTGCAGGAGGGCGTAGAAATTTCCGATATCAATAAACGTGAGTTGAAATCTGGTCGTATTCGTCTGCGTGATCAGCAGACGTTGATCCTCACCGGTGTCATCCAAGAAGAAGATCGTGCGTTGGCACGAAAATGGCCAATTCTTGGAGATCTTCCTTTGCTTGGTCAGCTCTTTCGGAGTTCCAGCCGCAGCCGTGCGAAAAATGAGCTTGTCATCATCGTGACTCCTTCAATTCTGGATGATGAAAATGGGGGTGCGTATGGCTATGGGTACAGGCCAGGTACGGAAGAAGCGACACGGTTGATTGGGGCTGGCTCTGGCTTCACCCCCTAA
- a CDS encoding thioredoxin domain-containing protein translates to MRRFPINVLKPLGWLTLGLGIGCGGALVLQQWSSTSASVSKAPVERQRRPEAALTTELLLAGEPAMGSNDATLTIVEFSDFECSYCRRFHEQVLPSLKRTYIDTGHVRFIHKDLPLPFHRQAMPAAAAARCAGEQNRYWDLYGALFDQQTCLECKGVVAIAESINLDTSVLRACMRREATQTLIRSNLSEAELHNIRATPTFVIGPSRHDGTHHGNVVEGAMPWPQFKALIDQQLQAQKDR, encoded by the coding sequence ATGAGGCGCTTCCCCATCAACGTTCTGAAGCCTTTGGGTTGGCTGACTTTGGGCCTTGGCATCGGCTGTGGAGGAGCTCTTGTTTTGCAGCAGTGGTCCTCAACCTCCGCAAGCGTTTCCAAGGCGCCTGTAGAGCGGCAACGCCGCCCAGAGGCCGCTCTGACCACAGAGCTTTTGTTGGCAGGCGAACCCGCCATGGGCTCCAACGATGCAACTTTGACCATCGTTGAGTTCAGTGATTTCGAATGTTCGTACTGCCGCCGGTTCCATGAGCAGGTGCTTCCCTCACTCAAACGGACCTACATCGACACAGGGCACGTGCGCTTCATCCACAAGGATCTGCCGCTGCCGTTCCATCGCCAGGCAATGCCCGCTGCTGCTGCAGCCCGATGCGCTGGCGAACAGAACCGCTACTGGGATCTCTACGGCGCCCTTTTCGATCAGCAGACCTGCCTCGAATGCAAGGGCGTTGTGGCAATCGCTGAATCCATCAATCTCGACACATCAGTCCTTCGGGCGTGCATGCGACGGGAGGCGACTCAAACACTCATCAGGTCCAATCTTTCTGAAGCCGAACTTCACAACATCCGCGCCACGCCGACCTTCGTCATCGGACCTAGTCGCCATGACGGGACGCATCACGGCAATGTTGTTGAAGGGGCGATGCCTTGGCCTCAATTCAAGGCCCTAATTGATCAACAACTGCAAGCCCAGAAGGACCGCTGA
- the murG gene encoding undecaprenyldiphospho-muramoylpentapeptide beta-N-acetylglucosaminyltransferase, whose amino-acid sequence MTRLLIAASGTGGHLFPALAVAEAVESNGPVRWLGVPDRLETSLVPERFGLITVNAGGLQGRGLKKLVQLIRLLWASVSVRRVIQRESIDAVFTTGGYIAAPAILAARWCGIPVVLHESNAIPGRVTRLLGRLCSAVAIGLPAASQRIPGSHPVLTGTPVRVAFLTPQPLPGWVPQGDGPLLVVMGGSQGAVGLNRMVRAILPKLLDQGCRVVHLTGGNDPEINQLHHPNLAERRFSDDIPGLLQHADLAISRAGAGSLSELAVCGTPTVLVPFPQAADHHQDANAACAASFGAAVIVHQHDPNHPVLANTIERLISARLGDPNADPRLLQRMQQGMEQLAERDADQQLACLVQQIMR is encoded by the coding sequence ATGACTCGGCTCCTGATCGCCGCCAGTGGAACCGGTGGGCATCTGTTCCCGGCCCTTGCCGTCGCAGAAGCAGTTGAAAGCAATGGGCCCGTGCGTTGGTTGGGGGTGCCTGACCGACTGGAAACGAGCTTGGTGCCGGAACGCTTCGGCCTGATCACCGTTAACGCTGGGGGCCTCCAAGGCCGTGGTCTCAAAAAACTGGTGCAGCTGATCCGCTTGCTCTGGGCCAGCGTCAGCGTGCGCCGGGTGATCCAGCGCGAATCCATTGATGCGGTGTTCACGACGGGGGGCTACATCGCTGCGCCAGCAATCCTGGCGGCGCGCTGGTGCGGCATTCCCGTGGTGCTGCATGAGTCGAATGCCATCCCTGGGCGCGTCACGCGACTGCTGGGCCGGCTGTGCAGTGCGGTCGCCATTGGTCTTCCCGCTGCCTCCCAACGCATTCCCGGAAGCCATCCCGTCCTCACCGGCACACCCGTGCGCGTTGCTTTTCTGACACCACAACCACTCCCTGGATGGGTGCCCCAGGGAGACGGACCACTCCTGGTGGTAATGGGAGGAAGTCAGGGCGCCGTTGGACTAAATCGGATGGTGCGCGCGATTCTGCCCAAACTTCTGGATCAGGGGTGCCGGGTGGTGCATCTCACAGGAGGAAACGATCCAGAGATCAACCAGCTGCACCACCCCAACCTGGCCGAGCGCCGCTTCAGCGATGACATCCCCGGATTGCTGCAACATGCCGACTTAGCCATTAGCCGAGCCGGTGCCGGAAGCCTCAGTGAACTCGCGGTCTGCGGAACTCCCACCGTGCTGGTGCCCTTCCCCCAAGCCGCTGATCACCATCAAGATGCAAACGCCGCCTGTGCCGCGTCATTTGGGGCTGCCGTGATCGTGCATCAGCACGATCCAAACCACCCCGTTCTCGCCAACACCATCGAACGGCTTATTAGCGCACGCCTTGGCGACCCCAACGCCGATCCTCGCCTGCTCCAGCGGATGCAACAGGGGATGGAACAACTGGCTGAACGCGATGCCGACCAGCAGCTGGCCTGCTTGGTTCAGCAGATAATGCGCTGA
- a CDS encoding pentapeptide repeat-containing protein: MPAPLLLMLTVLLGAPLSARANDLIVLLGARSCPNCKLADADLVHADLRDADLNAADLQRANLSRARLDGADLRDADLRFSSLKGASLRGSDLRGARLDGTDLRQADLSGSRISPGALERSHWLGATGIGQGLRSPAALHNAGVDEAQAGRWPQAERLFGEAIQADPGQTMSWIARGLSRGQQGDEAKAAQDLLHAADLLEQQGSPEQSEQVRQAVRKLQTAESDAAKSGNGVGSALLGGALSTLNALAPLAMKTLMPGGLGL, translated from the coding sequence ATGCCAGCCCCACTGTTACTGATGCTGACAGTGCTGCTCGGAGCACCACTCTCCGCCCGCGCGAACGATTTGATCGTGCTTCTGGGAGCACGATCGTGCCCAAACTGCAAGCTGGCCGATGCAGATCTGGTGCATGCCGACCTGCGCGATGCAGACCTCAATGCAGCTGATCTGCAACGGGCCAATCTCAGCAGGGCCCGATTGGATGGGGCCGATCTCCGCGATGCGGACCTTCGCTTCAGCAGCCTGAAAGGAGCATCGCTGCGGGGCAGCGACCTGCGGGGTGCACGACTGGACGGGACGGATCTGCGACAGGCGGATCTAAGCGGGAGCCGGATCAGCCCAGGGGCGCTGGAACGGAGCCACTGGCTGGGGGCCACTGGCATCGGCCAGGGCCTACGAAGCCCTGCAGCACTCCATAACGCAGGGGTGGATGAAGCCCAGGCGGGCCGCTGGCCACAGGCTGAACGCTTGTTTGGAGAAGCAATCCAGGCGGATCCTGGGCAAACCATGAGTTGGATCGCCAGGGGCCTCAGCCGCGGCCAACAGGGAGACGAAGCCAAGGCTGCTCAGGATCTGCTGCATGCGGCAGATCTCTTAGAACAACAGGGCTCCCCAGAGCAAAGCGAGCAAGTACGACAAGCTGTCAGAAAGCTGCAGACCGCTGAGTCCGACGCTGCCAAGTCCGGCAATGGAGTGGGGTCGGCACTACTGGGAGGAGCACTTTCAACCCTGAATGCTCTGGCACCACTTGCGATGAAAACTTTGATGCCAGGAGGACTAGGGCTCTGA